GCAGGGGCGGCATGTTGGACACGTTGGCGTTCATCTCAACCTGTTCAGGTCTAGACGCTCCGGCAATCACTGTACTGACAGCTTCGTGATCAAGGATCCAGCGTAGCGCAAAGGCCGCCATCGGCATTCCGTCCGGAACAAAGCCTTTCAGCTCTTCGACCAGCTCAACGCCTTTCTCCAACTTGATCCCATTGAAGGTTTCGCCGACGGAGAAGGCGTCGCCATCCTTGTTGTAATTGCGGTGGTCCGTCTTGTCGAAATGCTGGTCCTTGCTGAACTTGCCGGTCAGGAGGCCACTGGCGAGAGGCAGGCGGACGATGACGCCCACGTCAGCGCGGTGAGCGTCCTTGAGCAGGTCCCACGTCGCGTCCTGACGGAAGACGTTATAGATGATCTGGAGCGTCGCACAGCCCGAATGCGCAAGACACGTCTTTGCTTCCTCAATCGTCTCAACGCTGGCGCCCCAGTGACGGATAAGGCCATCGGATTTGAGCGTTTCCATAACGTCGAAAAGATCACCGGCTTTCAGGACGTCCGGCGGCACACAGTGCAACTGGACGAGCTCAATCGGCTGGCCGCCGAGCCGCTCCGCCGAGCCTTTAATGTTCGCACGAACATTTTCCAGATCATAATGATCAGGATACAGTGCGCCATCGCGTCCGACCTTTGTCACCACGATCGTCTCGTGAGGTTGCTCATTGGCGTATCGGCCAACAAGCGTTTCTGATTTGCCGGCACCGTATACATCGGCAGTATCGAAGAAATTGACGCCCGCCTTCGTCGCGGCGGCCATCGTCGCCATCGACCGTTCTTCTTCAACGGGACCGAAGTCGCCGCCAAATTGCCAGCATCCCAGCCCAATTTCGGACACGGCGAGGTTGGTCTTGCCCAGACGTCGCATTTGCATATCGTTTCATCCTTTTTCGTTGTTGTGCCGCCGGGTTCCAGACCTAAACGTCAAGAAACTCCGCACGAAGATCAACAGTGCTTTTCTTGCCTATCGATCCATAATTTGCGTTGATCCATTTTTCCGCTTCGAGCCGTCCCTGATCGCGCAGCGATGTCAGAAAATCCCAACCCGTATCGTATTTTGATCCCATACTGAGCGGTTCGAACACGTGTTCTGCCCGAATCGAGTGAAAACGAATATCGGACAGCTGTCCTACATGATCATCGTTCAGCCAACCTTCTTCGGTCAGTTTCTGGACAAAGGCCACGGCACGCATTTCCTTCAGCAACGCCGAGTTGAACGTGATCTCATTGATCCGGTTGGCAATCTCGCTTGCGCTATGCGGGACCTTCTCACGGGTGATAGGGTTGATATGAACAACGAGAACGTCTTCGACGTCTGTTTCATAAAACAGCGGCCACAGGCTGGGGTTCCCCATATAGCCGCCATCCCAGAAAAATTCGCCGTCAATTTCGACAGCCTGATAGATCTGCGGCAGGCAGGCGGAGGCCATGACCTTGTCAGCTGTCAGGCAGTCCTGCGTAAAGATCTTGACCTTACCCGTTTGCACATTCGTTGCACTGATAAACAGCTTAATCAGGTCGCAGCTATGAATTTCATCGAAGTCGATTTCGCGGGTCAGCACGTCCTTCAGGGGATTGAGTCCGAGCGGATTGAGTTGATAGGGCGATGCCGTGAGACTGGTCATTTCCAGAATCATCATCTGCATCCACTGCTCAATCTGGTGAAAGAACGGGAT
This genomic stretch from Parvularcula sp. LCG005 harbors:
- a CDS encoding aldo/keto reductase, whose translation is MQMRRLGKTNLAVSEIGLGCWQFGGDFGPVEEERSMATMAAATKAGVNFFDTADVYGAGKSETLVGRYANEQPHETIVVTKVGRDGALYPDHYDLENVRANIKGSAERLGGQPIELVQLHCVPPDVLKAGDLFDVMETLKSDGLIRHWGASVETIEEAKTCLAHSGCATLQIIYNVFRQDATWDLLKDAHRADVGVIVRLPLASGLLTGKFSKDQHFDKTDHRNYNKDGDAFSVGETFNGIKLEKGVELVEELKGFVPDGMPMAAFALRWILDHEAVSTVIAGASRPEQVEMNANVSNMPPLPAELHEQLAAFYKEKVREHIRSDI
- a CDS encoding patatin-like phospholipase family protein; this translates as MAGTKTKPINLALQGGGAHGAFTWGVLDYLLEDGRLDIKALTATSAGAMNAVVFSYGFHNGGPEGAREKLESFWWNVSRIKEPFGALNTHFFDQIPFFHQIEQWMQMMILEMTSLTASPYQLNPLGLNPLKDVLTREIDFDEIHSCDLIKLFISATNVQTGKVKIFTQDCLTADKVMASACLPQIYQAVEIDGEFFWDGGYMGNPSLWPLFYETDVEDVLVVHINPITREKVPHSASEIANRINEITFNSALLKEMRAVAFVQKLTEEGWLNDDHVGQLSDIRFHSIRAEHVFEPLSMGSKYDTGWDFLTSLRDQGRLEAEKWINANYGSIGKKSTVDLRAEFLDV